In Jatrophihabitans endophyticus, one DNA window encodes the following:
- a CDS encoding zinc-binding dehydrogenase: MRALLVLGATGNAGRMAVQVAKRFGAAHVVAAGRDPDRLAEVAALGADVTCTLDELDRAADVDVVLDYVWGEPTARALVDVLTARRDRGVPLTWIEIGSVAGPAAAIPSAALRSARVQLVGSGIGSVPGRDFLAELPQLAAAVADGAFDVRARAVPLADVEQAWTAAADSTDRIVLVP; encoded by the coding sequence GTGCGCGCGCTGCTCGTGCTCGGCGCGACCGGGAACGCCGGGCGCATGGCGGTCCAGGTCGCGAAGCGGTTCGGGGCCGCACACGTCGTCGCCGCCGGCCGCGACCCCGATCGGCTCGCCGAGGTGGCGGCGCTCGGCGCCGACGTCACCTGCACCCTGGACGAGCTCGACCGGGCCGCCGACGTGGACGTCGTCCTCGACTACGTCTGGGGCGAGCCCACCGCACGCGCGCTGGTGGACGTGCTCACCGCCCGCCGCGACCGGGGCGTGCCGCTCACCTGGATCGAGATCGGCTCGGTCGCCGGCCCCGCCGCCGCGATCCCGTCCGCGGCGCTGCGCTCGGCCCGGGTGCAGCTCGTCGGCAGCGGTATCGGCTCGGTGCCGGGACGGGACTTCCTCGCCGAGCTCCCGCAGCTGGCGGCGGCGGTGGCCGACGGCGCGTTCGACGTGCGGGCACGCGCGGTGCCGCTCGCCGACGTCGAGCAGGCGTGGACGGCGGCCGCCGACAGCACCGACCGGATCGTGCTGGTGCCCTGA
- a CDS encoding MarR family winged helix-turn-helix transcriptional regulator gives MCGPEPLRDLDRHAPGVPGRAEHEQRAHHLGLDKSTMSGLVERAERRGLLARGPNPDDGRAVDVVMTPAGHELAERVYADVRRALGPLTEALGSRERQAVTRLLERMLEH, from the coding sequence GTGTGCGGCCCCGAACCGCTTCGCGACCTGGACCGCCATGCGCCCGGCGTTCCCGGTCGCGCCGAGCACGAGCAGCGCGCGCACCACCTCGGGCTGGACAAGTCCACGATGTCCGGGCTCGTCGAGCGCGCCGAGCGCCGCGGCCTGCTCGCCCGCGGCCCCAACCCCGACGACGGCCGCGCCGTCGACGTGGTCATGACGCCGGCCGGTCACGAGCTGGCCGAGCGGGTGTACGCGGACGTGCGGCGGGCACTCGGACCGCTGACCGAGGCCCTCGGCAGCCGCGAGCGGCAGGCGGTGACGCGACTGCTGGAGCGCATGCTCGAGCACTGA
- a CDS encoding VOC family protein, whose amino-acid sequence MESVLGIGGYFVRAGDPGALSAWYRDCLGLAADEHGMWRQQDGVTVFAAFDADTDYFGSRGQAVMLNFRVRDLDAMLAQLRAHGADVAAETQDLAGVGRFGWVTDPEGNRIELWQPA is encoded by the coding sequence ATGGAATCCGTGCTGGGCATCGGTGGGTACTTCGTCCGAGCCGGCGACCCGGGCGCCCTGAGCGCCTGGTACCGCGACTGCCTGGGGCTGGCCGCCGACGAGCACGGCATGTGGCGCCAGCAGGACGGCGTGACGGTGTTCGCGGCGTTCGACGCCGACACCGACTACTTCGGCTCGCGCGGCCAGGCCGTCATGCTGAACTTCCGGGTCCGCGACCTGGACGCGATGCTCGCGCAGCTGCGCGCCCACGGCGCGGACGTGGCCGCGGAGACGCAGGACCTCGCCGGTGTCGGCCGGTTCGGCTGGGTGACCGATCCCGAGGGCAATCGCATCGAGCTGTGGCAGCCGGCCTGA
- a CDS encoding helix-turn-helix domain-containing protein, with the protein MVRPILSPAERARGRRLGAALRQARGERSMVDVAIAAGVPVETLRKIETGRIPTPAFFTVAALGGVLGLDLATLAAHVEPDVRSGPDLVAPDTATA; encoded by the coding sequence ATGGTGCGTCCGATCCTCTCCCCCGCCGAGCGTGCCCGCGGCCGCCGGCTCGGTGCGGCACTGCGGCAGGCGCGGGGCGAGCGCAGCATGGTCGACGTCGCGATCGCCGCGGGCGTCCCGGTCGAGACGCTGCGCAAGATCGAGACCGGCCGCATCCCCACCCCGGCGTTCTTCACCGTCGCCGCGCTCGGCGGCGTCCTCGGTCTCGACCTCGCCACGCTCGCCGCCCACGTCGAGCCCGACGTCCGCTCCGGTCCCGACCTCGTGGCGCCGGACACCGCCACCGCCTAA
- the map gene encoding type I methionyl aminopeptidase, with product MVELKTPGEIEAMAAAGAVVARALAATRAAAAVGVRLGQLDEVARGVLREAGASSPFLGYQPSFAGSPYPGVVCLSVNDAVLHGTPTRYRLRDGDLLSVDCGATLDGWTGDAAISFCIGTTGPADARLLERTEAALTAGIAAAQPGARIGDISAAIGAVARDAGYGLSTDFGGHGVGHTMHESPHIPNDGRPGRGMRLEAGLTVAIEPWFLAGGQDAYRVDDDGWTLRSTDGSRGAHFEHTIAVTDDGPRVLTVC from the coding sequence ATGGTCGAGCTGAAGACGCCGGGGGAGATCGAGGCCATGGCGGCTGCGGGAGCGGTCGTCGCCCGGGCACTGGCCGCGACCCGTGCTGCCGCCGCGGTCGGAGTGCGGCTGGGGCAGTTGGACGAGGTCGCGCGGGGGGTGCTGCGCGAGGCCGGCGCCAGCTCGCCGTTCCTCGGCTACCAGCCGTCCTTCGCCGGCAGTCCCTATCCGGGCGTGGTGTGCCTGTCCGTCAACGACGCCGTTCTCCACGGCACCCCCACCCGTTACCGACTGCGTGACGGCGACCTGCTCAGCGTCGACTGCGGCGCGACGCTCGACGGCTGGACCGGTGACGCCGCGATCTCCTTCTGCATCGGCACCACCGGCCCCGCCGACGCCCGACTGCTCGAGCGCACCGAGGCCGCGTTGACGGCGGGCATTGCCGCCGCGCAGCCCGGGGCGCGCATCGGCGACATCTCCGCCGCGATCGGCGCAGTCGCCCGCGACGCCGGGTACGGGCTGTCGACGGACTTCGGCGGCCACGGCGTCGGCCACACCATGCACGAGAGCCCGCACATCCCCAACGACGGTCGTCCCGGACGCGGCATGCGCCTGGAGGCCGGACTCACCGTCGCGATCGAGCCGTGGTTCCTCGCCGGCGGGCAGGACGCCTATCGCGTCGACGACGACGGCTGGACGTTGCGCAGCACGGACGGCTCCCGCGGTGCGCACTTCGAGCACACCATCGCCGTCACCGACGACGGCCCGCGCGTGCTGACCGTCTGCTGA
- a CDS encoding ROK family transcriptional regulator, with product MQTGAGSQDAAQRAVRQTSGALRAANRASVVRVLRQAGGATRAELVQYTGLSRATVSSVLGELGERGLITERRSAAGAGMGRPAARVALDRSAGTAIAVDIGVRHVAVAVGDLSHSVLAERWVTAPRGHAAARGTRLVLRSIEEAIEQAGVDAEELVGAAVSLAAPVATDSNRLAVPGVLPGWTDSTLAESVAARWGIPVVTENDANLGALGEALARPAAGGGDILFVKVASRIGLGIARGNRVVRGRNGYAGEFGHVTVRPRGQQCWCGRRGCLELYAGGDGMLRRLAGTAAAADSIPDLVAGARASRERRRVVDDGAAALARALTDIAVVLDPARIVLGGELTGLGDLLVDPIRRELGALPFGSTVELRVSPLGERASLVGALGLVLTEPARFVDRSQGRVVPRPADDDHAPSSPPLSLPAAREAQP from the coding sequence GTGCAGACCGGTGCGGGATCCCAGGACGCGGCCCAGCGCGCCGTTCGGCAGACGAGCGGCGCGTTGCGCGCGGCGAACCGAGCGAGTGTCGTCCGCGTACTCCGGCAGGCAGGCGGCGCGACGCGGGCGGAGCTCGTGCAGTACACCGGCCTCTCGCGCGCCACGGTGTCGAGCGTTCTCGGCGAGCTCGGCGAGCGTGGGCTGATCACCGAGCGCCGGTCGGCGGCCGGGGCCGGCATGGGCCGACCGGCGGCCCGGGTCGCGTTGGACCGCTCGGCGGGTACCGCCATCGCCGTCGACATCGGCGTCCGGCACGTCGCGGTCGCGGTCGGCGACCTCTCGCACAGCGTGCTCGCCGAACGCTGGGTCACCGCGCCGCGCGGGCACGCCGCCGCGCGCGGCACCCGTCTCGTCCTGCGCAGCATCGAGGAGGCGATCGAGCAGGCCGGCGTCGACGCCGAGGAGCTGGTGGGTGCGGCGGTCAGCCTCGCCGCGCCCGTGGCCACCGACAGCAACCGGCTCGCGGTGCCCGGCGTCCTACCCGGTTGGACCGACTCGACGCTCGCCGAGAGCGTGGCCGCGCGGTGGGGAATCCCCGTCGTCACCGAGAACGACGCCAACCTCGGCGCCCTCGGCGAGGCGCTGGCGCGCCCGGCCGCGGGCGGCGGCGACATCCTGTTCGTGAAGGTCGCGAGCCGCATCGGTCTCGGCATCGCGCGCGGCAACCGGGTCGTCCGGGGTCGCAACGGCTATGCCGGCGAGTTCGGCCACGTGACCGTGCGCCCGCGCGGCCAGCAGTGCTGGTGCGGTCGCCGCGGCTGTCTGGAGCTGTACGCCGGCGGCGACGGCATGCTGCGCCGGCTCGCGGGCACCGCCGCCGCCGCCGACTCCATCCCCGATCTGGTCGCCGGCGCCCGCGCGTCGCGGGAGCGGCGCCGGGTCGTCGACGACGGCGCCGCCGCGCTCGCCCGCGCCCTCACCGACATCGCCGTCGTGCTGGACCCCGCCCGCATCGTCCTCGGCGGTGAGCTCACCGGCCTCGGCGATCTGCTCGTCGACCCGATCCGGCGCGAGCTGGGGGCGCTGCCGTTCGGGTCGACGGTGGAGCTCCGCGTCTCGCCGCTCGGCGAACGCGCCTCGCTGGTGGGTGCACTCGGCCTGGTGCTCACCGAACCCGCCCGCTTCGTCGATCGCTCCCAGGGGCGGGTCGTGCCGCGCCCGGCGGACGACGATCACGCGCCGTCCTCGCCGCCGCTGTCCCTTCCCGCCGCTCGGGAGGCGCAGCCGTGA
- a CDS encoding helix-turn-helix domain-containing protein, translating to MDLGHQVRVARTARGMSQQQLADSAGISLRTLRSIERGATSRPQRHSLTCLARAFGFTTAQTATFLASAAPNPTTSRLAPVVGRSLDVDAYLGTGQRPLNSATRVVSSNARMTIGPDRLSHYLDHSLLLEGRDHPVAHHWLLWGDDPSLDLDAVSADVTIGGTVAALLRIPGHDLLALRVALDPVLRPGVMHEVGVRWEFRHLADFPPASEPDFAMGWRDVPHLATVSVTFVDPSAPRRLWTTAGANPADLRVEGPISLDPTGSASVTRHVTAPGMVGISWTWS from the coding sequence ATGGATCTCGGTCACCAGGTGCGGGTAGCACGAACCGCACGCGGGATGTCCCAACAGCAGTTGGCTGACTCGGCGGGGATCTCGCTCCGTACGCTGCGGTCGATCGAGCGCGGCGCGACGAGCCGGCCGCAGCGCCACTCGTTGACGTGTTTGGCGCGCGCGTTCGGGTTCACGACCGCACAGACCGCCACCTTCCTCGCGTCTGCGGCGCCGAACCCCACGACGTCTCGCCTGGCTCCCGTCGTCGGCCGCTCGCTCGACGTCGACGCCTACCTCGGTACCGGACAGCGCCCGCTCAACAGCGCCACACGCGTGGTGTCGTCGAACGCCCGCATGACTATCGGTCCGGACCGACTATCCCACTACCTGGACCACTCGCTGTTGCTCGAGGGCAGGGACCATCCGGTCGCGCACCACTGGCTGCTGTGGGGTGACGATCCGAGCCTGGACCTCGACGCAGTGAGCGCCGACGTCACGATCGGCGGGACGGTCGCCGCCTTGCTGCGGATACCGGGCCACGACCTCCTCGCGCTGCGCGTGGCCCTCGATCCGGTGCTGCGTCCGGGGGTCATGCACGAAGTGGGTGTGCGATGGGAGTTTCGGCATCTCGCAGACTTTCCCCCCGCGTCGGAGCCGGACTTCGCCATGGGGTGGCGCGACGTGCCCCACCTGGCAACGGTGTCCGTCACGTTCGTCGACCCCTCAGCACCACGACGGTTGTGGACGACGGCGGGCGCCAACCCCGCCGACTTGCGTGTCGAAGGCCCGATCTCCCTCGATCCGACCGGATCGGCGTCGGTCACGCGGCATGTCACTGCCCCGGGGATGGTCGGCATCAGCTGGACGTGGTCGTAA
- a CDS encoding VOC family protein: MTTDHNVWPGLTYDDPLAVRAWLLRLGFVEGGCYFADDGVTVHHSEMLWPEGGRVMLSSRGKTDDTFAVGRGAGSVYVVVDDPDAVHARAKDVGAAFVRDLEDTDYGSRGFSILDAEDNRWSFGTYAGGH; this comes from the coding sequence ATGACCACCGATCACAACGTCTGGCCCGGCCTGACCTACGACGACCCGCTCGCCGTCCGCGCGTGGCTGCTCCGCCTCGGCTTCGTCGAGGGCGGTTGCTACTTCGCCGACGACGGCGTGACCGTGCATCACAGCGAGATGCTGTGGCCCGAGGGCGGGCGGGTGATGCTGTCCAGCCGCGGCAAGACCGACGACACCTTCGCCGTCGGGCGCGGTGCCGGCTCGGTGTACGTCGTCGTCGACGACCCCGACGCCGTCCACGCCCGCGCCAAGGACGTCGGCGCGGCCTTCGTGCGCGACCTGGAGGACACCGACTACGGCTCGCGCGGCTTCAGCATCCTCGATGCCGAGGACAACCGCTGGAGTTTCGGCACCTACGCCGGCGGGCACTGA
- a CDS encoding helix-turn-helix domain-containing protein, whose protein sequence is MPALRYYAHADVPVGEHVGLPSAELVLVLALDRPLELATPSEGRRRLHASVSGLDDRPATIFTGGSERGVFCSLTPVDARRLLGVPAASLAGRCVDLADLVGARRADRIVDRLAAAPDGAACVDLLAGFLGERGGGRRGAVRPEVAHAHRLVAGSHGRCRVADVAREVGWSSRQLTRAFTAEFGMAPKAFARLARFQAARVRVRRGEPLATVAHACGYADQAHLTREWTLLAGLPPTRRRRHDVFANLQDDAPATAADSST, encoded by the coding sequence GTGCCGGCGCTGCGCTACTACGCGCACGCGGACGTGCCGGTCGGCGAGCACGTCGGGCTGCCGTCCGCGGAGCTGGTCCTCGTGCTCGCGCTCGACCGGCCGTTGGAGCTCGCCACCCCGAGTGAGGGGCGGCGGCGGTTGCACGCGAGCGTGTCGGGCCTCGACGACCGGCCCGCCACGATCTTCACCGGGGGCTCCGAGCGCGGGGTGTTCTGCTCGCTGACGCCGGTGGACGCGCGTCGCCTGCTGGGCGTGCCGGCCGCGTCGTTGGCGGGCCGCTGCGTCGACCTCGCCGACCTCGTCGGCGCGCGGCGTGCCGATCGCATCGTCGACCGCCTCGCCGCCGCGCCGGACGGTGCCGCGTGCGTCGACCTGCTCGCCGGCTTCCTGGGGGAGCGGGGTGGCGGCCGGCGTGGCGCCGTCCGGCCCGAGGTCGCGCACGCGCACCGGCTCGTCGCCGGCTCGCACGGCCGGTGTCGTGTCGCGGACGTGGCGCGCGAGGTGGGCTGGTCCTCGCGGCAGCTCACGCGCGCCTTCACGGCCGAGTTCGGGATGGCGCCCAAGGCGTTCGCGCGGTTGGCGCGGTTCCAGGCGGCCCGTGTCCGGGTGCGCCGCGGCGAGCCGCTCGCGACGGTCGCGCACGCCTGCGGCTACGCCGACCAGGCGCACCTCACCCGGGAGTGGACGCTGCTGGCCGGGCTCCCGCCCACCCGGCGGCGTCGCCATGACGTGTTCGCAAATCTTCAAGACGATGCGCCGGCCACGGCCGCAGACTCGTCGACATGA
- a CDS encoding ATP-binding cassette domain-containing protein yields the protein MRDADRHDLIRVHGARVNNLKDVSVELPKRRLTAVTGVSGSGKSSLVFGTIAAESQRLVNETYSAFLQGFMPTLARPDVDVLDGLTTAIIVDQERLGSDPRSTVGTATDAHALLRILFSRLGRPHVGSPQAFSFNVASISGAGAVTVSKAGRQTKERRSFAITGGMCPRCEGRGAVSDIDLTQIYDADRSLADGALLVPGYSMDGWYGRIFGGAGLPMDKPIAKFGKRDLDKLLYGEPTRIKVEGVNLTYEGVVTKIRKSMLSRDVDTLQPHVRAFVERAVTFTGCPDCDGTRLTEAARSSKIGKVSIADVCAMEIRDLAGWVEELDEPAVAPLLRALQETLDAFVDIGLGYLALERPSGTLSGGEAQRVKMIRQLGSSLTDVTYVFDEPTVGLHPHDIQRMNELLLQLRDKGNTVLVVEHKPEAIGIADHVVDLGPGAGSAGGEVVFQGTVAGLRRSGTLTGRHLDDRAKLKEQVRTSSDVLEVRGAVTHNLRDVDVDIPLGVLVVVTGVAGSGKSSLVDGSVAGREGVVVVDQTAIRGSRRSNPATYTGMLDPIRKAFAKQHGVKPALFSANSDGACPNCNGAGVVYTDLGIMAGVATTCEVCEGKRFDASVLEYRFGTGDDARDISEVLAMPVSEAAAFFAADETSVPAACRILDRLADVGLGYLTLGQPLTTLSGGERQRLKLAARLGEAGTVYVLDEPTTGLHLADVEQLLGLLDRLVDGGKSVIVVEHHQAVMAHADWLVDLGPGAGQDGGRVVFEGPPADLVAAASTLTGEHLAAYVAG from the coding sequence ATGCGCGACGCCGACCGCCACGATCTGATCCGCGTCCACGGGGCGCGGGTCAACAATCTCAAGGACGTCAGCGTCGAGCTGCCGAAGCGCCGGCTCACCGCGGTCACCGGCGTCTCGGGCTCGGGCAAGAGCTCGCTCGTCTTCGGGACGATCGCCGCCGAGTCGCAACGACTCGTCAACGAGACGTACAGCGCGTTCCTGCAGGGGTTCATGCCGACGCTGGCCCGGCCGGACGTCGACGTGCTGGACGGGCTGACCACCGCGATCATCGTGGACCAGGAGCGGCTCGGCAGCGATCCCCGCTCGACGGTCGGGACCGCGACGGACGCCCATGCGCTGCTGCGGATCCTGTTCAGCCGGCTCGGCCGGCCGCACGTCGGCTCGCCCCAGGCGTTCTCCTTCAACGTCGCCTCGATCAGCGGTGCCGGTGCGGTGACGGTGTCGAAGGCGGGCCGGCAGACCAAGGAACGCCGCAGCTTCGCGATCACCGGCGGCATGTGTCCGCGCTGCGAGGGCCGCGGTGCGGTCAGTGACATCGACCTGACCCAGATCTACGACGCGGACCGCTCGCTCGCCGACGGCGCGCTGCTCGTCCCCGGTTACAGCATGGACGGCTGGTACGGCCGCATCTTCGGCGGCGCCGGGTTGCCCATGGACAAGCCGATCGCGAAGTTCGGCAAGCGCGACCTCGACAAGCTGCTCTACGGCGAGCCGACGAGGATCAAGGTGGAGGGCGTCAACCTCACCTACGAGGGGGTCGTCACCAAGATCCGCAAGTCGATGCTGTCGCGCGACGTCGACACGCTGCAGCCGCACGTCCGCGCGTTCGTCGAGCGCGCGGTGACCTTCACCGGCTGCCCGGACTGCGACGGAACGCGGCTGACCGAGGCGGCCCGGTCGTCGAAGATCGGGAAGGTCTCCATCGCCGACGTGTGCGCGATGGAGATCCGCGATCTTGCCGGGTGGGTCGAGGAACTCGACGAGCCCGCGGTGGCGCCGCTGCTGCGGGCGCTGCAGGAGACGCTCGACGCGTTCGTCGACATCGGGCTGGGCTACCTGGCCCTCGAGCGGCCGTCGGGCACGCTATCCGGCGGCGAGGCCCAGCGCGTCAAGATGATCCGGCAGCTGGGCTCGTCGCTCACCGACGTCACCTACGTCTTCGACGAGCCGACGGTCGGCCTGCACCCGCACGACATCCAACGGATGAACGAGCTGCTGCTGCAGCTGCGCGACAAGGGCAACACCGTGCTGGTGGTCGAGCACAAGCCCGAGGCCATCGGCATCGCCGACCACGTCGTCGACCTCGGGCCGGGTGCCGGCTCCGCCGGCGGCGAGGTCGTCTTCCAGGGCACCGTCGCCGGGCTGCGGCGCAGCGGCACGCTCACGGGCCGGCACCTCGACGACCGGGCCAAGCTCAAGGAGCAGGTACGGACGTCGTCGGATGTGCTCGAGGTGCGCGGTGCCGTCACGCACAACCTGCGCGACGTCGACGTCGACATCCCGCTGGGCGTGCTCGTGGTCGTCACCGGGGTCGCGGGTTCGGGCAAGAGCTCGCTCGTCGACGGCTCGGTGGCCGGTCGGGAGGGCGTCGTCGTCGTCGACCAGACGGCGATCCGCGGGTCCCGGCGCAGCAACCCGGCCACCTACACCGGGATGCTCGACCCGATCCGCAAGGCCTTCGCCAAGCAGCACGGCGTCAAGCCGGCCCTGTTCAGCGCGAACTCCGACGGGGCGTGCCCCAACTGCAACGGCGCCGGGGTGGTCTACACCGACCTCGGGATCATGGCCGGGGTCGCCACCACGTGCGAGGTGTGCGAGGGCAAGCGCTTCGACGCGTCCGTGCTGGAGTACCGGTTCGGCACCGGCGACGACGCCAGGGACATCAGCGAGGTGCTGGCCATGCCGGTGTCCGAGGCCGCGGCCTTCTTCGCCGCCGACGAGACGTCGGTGCCCGCCGCCTGCCGGATCCTCGACCGGCTGGCCGACGTCGGCCTGGGTTACCTGACCCTCGGGCAGCCGCTCACGACGCTGTCCGGTGGCGAGCGACAGCGGCTGAAACTGGCCGCCCGGCTGGGGGAGGCGGGCACGGTGTACGTCCTCGACGAGCCGACCACCGGCCTGCACCTCGCCGACGTCGAACAGCTGCTCGGCCTGCTGGACCGGCTCGTGGACGGCGGGAAGTCGGTGATCGTCGTCGAGCACCACCAGGCGGTGATGGCACACGCCGACTGGCTCGTCGACCTCGGCCCGGGGGCGGGTCAGGACGGCGGCCGGGTCGTCTTCGAGGGCCCGCCCGCCGATCTCGTCGCCGCCGCCTCGACCCTCACCGGCGAGCATCTCGCCGCCTACGTGGCCGGGTGA
- a CDS encoding VOC family protein, which yields MDVTIQASFLPHDDPEASLAFYRDVLGFEVRLDVGQGAMRWLTVGPPSQPDTSVVLSPPAVGPGFTDEERRVVTEMMAKGTYAMLVLATKDLDVTFERLQAADADIVQEPTDQPYGVRDCGVRDPAGNMIRVQELS from the coding sequence ATGGACGTCACCATTCAGGCCAGTTTCCTTCCCCACGACGACCCGGAGGCCTCGCTCGCGTTCTATCGCGACGTGCTCGGCTTCGAGGTCCGGTTGGACGTCGGCCAGGGCGCGATGCGCTGGCTGACCGTCGGGCCGCCCTCGCAGCCGGACACCTCGGTCGTCCTGTCCCCGCCCGCGGTCGGGCCGGGGTTCACCGACGAGGAGCGCCGCGTCGTCACCGAGATGATGGCGAAGGGCACCTACGCCATGCTCGTCCTCGCCACGAAGGACCTCGACGTCACCTTCGAACGACTGCAGGCCGCCGATGCCGACATCGTCCAGGAGCCGACGGACCAGCCCTACGGCGTGCGCGACTGCGGCGTGCGCGACCCGGCGGGCAACATGATCCGCGTCCAGGAGCTGTCCTGA
- a CDS encoding helix-turn-helix transcriptional regulator, with amino-acid sequence MTSAPDAAQRRRDLARLRRVRDRIDREYAQPLDVEALARGVHLSAGHLSREFRRAYGESPYSYLMTRRIERAMALLRRGDLGVTEVCFAVGCSSLGTFSTRFTELVGVPPSVYRRAATEATVGLLPCVARQVARPVRNREAAPVVPALA; translated from the coding sequence GTGACGAGCGCCCCGGATGCCGCGCAACGGCGTCGTGATCTCGCCCGGCTGCGGCGGGTCCGCGACCGGATCGACCGCGAGTACGCGCAGCCGCTGGACGTCGAGGCCCTCGCCCGTGGGGTGCACCTGTCCGCCGGCCACCTCAGCCGCGAGTTCCGCCGGGCCTACGGCGAGTCGCCGTACAGCTACCTGATGACCCGGCGCATCGAACGGGCGATGGCGCTGCTGCGGCGCGGCGACCTCGGCGTCACCGAGGTGTGCTTCGCCGTCGGCTGTTCGTCGCTGGGCACCTTCAGCACCCGGTTCACCGAGCTGGTGGGAGTGCCGCCGAGCGTGTACCGGCGCGCTGCGACGGAGGCGACGGTCGGGCTGCTGCCCTGCGTGGCGCGGCAGGTCGCCCGACCGGTCAGGAATCGAGAAGCCGCGCCCGTCGTCCCGGCCCTAGCGTGA
- a CDS encoding LysR substrate-binding domain-containing protein: MQLQQLAYFVAVADIRHFTRAADEMDVAQPTLSQQIRALERSLGAPLFARSPGNVELTAAGAELLPIARRMLAEADNARLALRELGELGRGKVRLGATPSLCTGLVPKIIGDYHRSHPGVAIVITEGGSRDLQRLLAEGALDLALLVDSRAQDDPRLVTEPLFVEELVVISALDAPPPTRRARMQVAELRSKQLVMFREGYDLRETTLAACRAEGFEPTFAVEGGEMDAVLGFVAAGLGVAVVPSTVVGERFRTTRLASPGLARTVQVARRSGVELSRAAAELAASIGRATA, encoded by the coding sequence GTGCAGCTGCAACAGCTGGCCTACTTCGTGGCCGTCGCCGACATTCGTCACTTCACCCGGGCGGCCGACGAGATGGACGTCGCGCAGCCGACGTTGTCGCAGCAGATCCGCGCCCTCGAACGCAGCCTCGGTGCGCCGCTGTTCGCACGCAGCCCCGGAAACGTCGAACTGACCGCCGCCGGGGCGGAGCTGCTGCCCATCGCCCGGCGCATGCTCGCCGAGGCCGACAACGCCCGTCTGGCGCTGCGCGAGCTGGGGGAGCTGGGGCGTGGCAAGGTGCGGCTGGGGGCCACCCCGAGCCTGTGCACCGGCTTGGTGCCCAAGATCATCGGCGACTACCACCGCAGCCATCCGGGTGTGGCGATAGTCATTACCGAGGGTGGGTCCCGGGACCTGCAGCGGTTGCTGGCGGAGGGGGCCCTCGACCTCGCGCTGCTGGTCGACTCGCGCGCGCAGGACGACCCGCGGCTGGTCACCGAGCCGTTGTTCGTCGAGGAGCTCGTCGTCATCTCGGCCCTCGACGCGCCGCCGCCCACGCGCCGCGCCCGGATGCAGGTCGCCGAGCTGCGCAGCAAGCAGCTGGTCATGTTCCGGGAGGGGTACGACCTGCGCGAGACCACGCTCGCCGCGTGCCGGGCCGAGGGGTTCGAGCCGACGTTCGCCGTCGAGGGCGGCGAGATGGACGCCGTGCTGGGGTTCGTCGCAGCGGGCCTCGGCGTCGCCGTGGTGCCGAGCACGGTGGTGGGGGAGCGGTTCCGCACGACCCGCCTCGCCTCGCCCGGACTCGCCCGCACCGTGCAGGTCGCCCGGCGCAGCGGCGTCGAGCTCTCCCGGGCCGCGGCCGAGCTCGCGGCGTCGATCGGCCGGGCGACGGCCTAG
- a CDS encoding succinate dehydrogenase cytochrome b subunit: MAVTGLVMLSWLLAHMLGNLKIFFGRRDFDHYADWLRTVGEPVLHGGWFLWISRAGLLVAVLLHITAAAQLSRRDVKARPVKYAAGQRAKATFATRTMRYGGTILALFIVWHLLDLTAGVTNPDFHEGQVYDNVTADFQVWWINIIYIVAMVMLGLHINHGFWSATQTLGINNPVRDRAVKAAGSTIAAVIALGFIAVPVGVMTGVIS, encoded by the coding sequence ATGGCGGTGACCGGCCTGGTCATGCTGTCCTGGCTGCTCGCCCACATGCTCGGCAACCTGAAGATCTTCTTCGGCCGGCGCGACTTCGACCACTACGCCGACTGGTTGCGCACCGTCGGCGAGCCCGTCCTGCACGGTGGGTGGTTCCTCTGGATCTCGCGGGCCGGCCTGCTGGTGGCCGTCCTCCTGCACATCACCGCCGCCGCGCAGCTCTCGCGTCGTGATGTGAAGGCACGGCCGGTGAAGTACGCCGCCGGCCAGCGGGCCAAGGCCACGTTCGCCACCCGCACCATGCGCTACGGCGGGACCATCCTGGCGCTGTTCATCGTCTGGCACCTGCTCGACCTCACCGCCGGCGTGACCAACCCGGACTTCCACGAGGGCCAGGTGTACGACAACGTCACCGCGGACTTCCAGGTGTGGTGGATCAACATCATCTACATCGTCGCGATGGTGATGCTCGGACTGCACATCAACCACGGCTTCTGGAGCGCGACGCAGACGCTGGGCATCAACAACCCCGTCCGTGACCGGGCCGTCAAGGCGGCCGGCTCGACGATCGCCGCGGTGATCGCGCTCGGCTTCATCGCCGTCCCCGTCGGTGTCATGACTGGAGTGATCTCGTGA